The Mucilaginibacter yixingensis genome window below encodes:
- a CDS encoding VWA domain-containing protein gives MEWFKSLEFAHKGFFWALLLIPAMVGWYIWKQQRLYGTLSVPVIKGFDLPKKKLFTKMRHSGIVLRCLGMIMLIVAMARPQSSLSWQDSTTEGIDIIIASDISASMLAEDFKPNRLEAGKNIAIDFIKNRPNDRIGLVIFSGEAFTQCPLTIDHDVLVNLYNDIHNGMIQDGTAIGMGLATAVNRIKDSKAKSKVIILLTDGSNNAGSIPPLTAAEIAHQFGIRVYAVGIGTTGFAPYPVPTPMGVQYQRIPVDIDEGTLSKIANATGGKYFRATNNQALQSIYSQIDKLEKAKIDVTQYHKKTECFFPFALLGLVFLLAEFISRNTLFKGALT, from the coding sequence ATGGAGTGGTTTAAGAGTTTGGAGTTTGCGCATAAAGGCTTTTTCTGGGCCTTGCTGCTCATCCCTGCCATGGTGGGCTGGTACATCTGGAAACAGCAGCGGCTGTACGGTACGCTGAGCGTGCCGGTGATAAAAGGATTTGACCTGCCCAAGAAAAAACTGTTCACTAAAATGCGCCACAGCGGTATTGTGCTGCGTTGTTTAGGAATGATCATGCTGATTGTGGCCATGGCCCGCCCGCAATCATCATTAAGCTGGCAAGATAGCACTACTGAGGGGATTGATATCATCATCGCATCAGATATCTCGGCCAGTATGTTGGCAGAAGATTTTAAGCCTAACCGATTAGAGGCCGGCAAAAACATCGCTATCGATTTTATCAAAAATAGACCTAACGATCGTATCGGTCTGGTCATCTTCAGTGGTGAGGCGTTTACGCAGTGCCCATTAACCATTGATCATGATGTATTGGTGAACCTGTATAACGATATCCACAACGGCATGATCCAGGATGGTACCGCCATTGGTATGGGTTTAGCTACAGCTGTTAATCGTATTAAAGACAGCAAGGCCAAAAGTAAAGTGATCATCTTGCTGACTGATGGCTCTAACAACGCCGGTTCTATACCACCGTTAACGGCTGCAGAGATTGCCCATCAGTTTGGTATCCGTGTTTATGCCGTTGGTATTGGTACAACTGGTTTTGCACCTTACCCCGTGCCCACGCCAATGGGAGTGCAGTATCAGCGCATCCCGGTTGATATTGACGAGGGTACGCTGAGTAAAATTGCTAATGCTACTGGCGGCAAGTATTTCCGAGCTACCAACAATCAGGCATTGCAAAGCATTTACAGTCAGATTGATAAGTTGGAGAAAGCCAAGATTGACGTTACCCAGTATCACAAGAAAACGGAATGTTTCTTTCCGTTTGCACTGCTGGGTTTGGTGTTCTTGTTGGCCGAGTTTATTTCACGCAACACATTATTTAAAGGAGCTTTAACCTGA
- a CDS encoding VWA domain-containing protein, whose amino-acid sequence MLRFAHIEFLWGLAGVPLLLLLFIWVTRWKQKALTRLGDKQVVHKMMPEVSFSRPWLKVILWLSAFTFLIIGLADPQLGSHTEDVKRKGADLMVLLDVSNSMLAEDIAPSRLENAKRALTQLVDNLHDNDRIGLIVFAGQAYVQMPVTTDYSAAKLFLGTINTNMVPTQGTAIGDAINLGMKSFDFKNGTGKAMIIITDGENHEDDAVAAAKAAHDSNVMINVVGIGSQEGAPIPVVLPNGQRQGYHLDENGKQVITKMNEEACKEIAAAGGGVYTRATNANSGLGVVMTQIGKVQRKMYGSKSFKDFEDRFQYFIGLALVLLAVEFFISARRNMRLSRIKLFEVENK is encoded by the coding sequence ATGCTACGTTTTGCACATATAGAATTTTTGTGGGGATTGGCAGGCGTACCTTTGTTGCTGCTGCTCTTTATCTGGGTTACCCGCTGGAAACAGAAAGCCCTTACCCGTCTGGGCGATAAACAGGTGGTGCATAAAATGATGCCCGAGGTATCGTTTTCGCGCCCCTGGTTAAAAGTCATTCTGTGGTTATCGGCATTTACCTTTTTGATCATTGGCTTAGCCGATCCGCAGCTGGGTTCGCATACCGAAGATGTAAAACGCAAAGGTGCAGATCTGATGGTACTGCTGGATGTATCTAACAGCATGTTGGCCGAAGACATAGCCCCAAGCCGACTGGAAAACGCCAAACGCGCCTTAACTCAGCTGGTTGATAATCTGCACGATAATGATCGTATCGGTTTGATTGTATTTGCCGGTCAGGCCTATGTGCAGATGCCGGTAACCACTGATTACTCTGCTGCCAAACTGTTTCTAGGTACTATCAACACTAATATGGTGCCTACACAGGGTACAGCCATTGGCGATGCTATCAATCTGGGCATGAAATCGTTTGATTTTAAGAATGGCACCGGTAAAGCGATGATCATTATTACTGACGGTGAGAACCATGAGGATGATGCCGTTGCCGCTGCCAAAGCCGCGCACGATAGCAATGTGATGATTAATGTGGTAGGCATTGGTTCGCAGGAAGGTGCGCCAATTCCGGTTGTATTGCCAAATGGCCAGCGTCAGGGGTATCACCTGGACGAGAACGGTAAACAGGTTATCACCAAAATGAACGAGGAGGCCTGTAAGGAGATTGCAGCTGCGGGCGGCGGTGTGTACACTCGAGCTACTAATGCGAACAGTGGTTTAGGGGTAGTGATGACGCAGATAGGAAAAGTGCAGCGCAAAATGTACGGCAGCAAATCATTCAAAGATTTTGAAGACCGTTTTCAGTATTTCATTGGCCTGGCCCTGGTGCTGCTGGCGGTGGAGTTCTTTATATCGGCACGCAGAAATATGCGCTTGAGCAGGATTAAATTATTTGAGGTAGAAAACAAATGA
- a CDS encoding tetratricopeptide repeat protein, whose product MKQLIITLIFLLQVSLLFAQQEKKDIRKGNELYNQKKYKEAQASYQQAVKKKQTSAEANFNLADAMYKQKQYDAADKLFNKIGSKVKNTGVAASAWHNQGNSLMEQKKYEDAITSYKKSLLNNPNDEQTRYNLAYAQEKLKNQNKNDKNKNKNDKNKDKNKDKNKDKDKNKNDKNKDNKNDKDKDKKDQDKNNQNKNNQDKQNQNQQQQQQQQPQLSKQDAQRMLDALNNNEQQTQDKLKNEKLKGQKVRVAKDW is encoded by the coding sequence ATGAAGCAGCTAATTATCACCCTGATATTTTTATTACAGGTATCGCTGCTTTTTGCACAGCAGGAGAAAAAAGATATCCGTAAAGGTAACGAGCTTTATAATCAGAAGAAGTATAAAGAGGCTCAGGCCAGTTACCAGCAAGCCGTTAAAAAGAAACAAACAAGTGCCGAGGCTAATTTTAACCTGGCAGATGCGATGTATAAGCAGAAACAGTATGACGCAGCCGATAAGTTGTTTAATAAAATAGGCTCGAAAGTAAAGAATACCGGTGTGGCGGCATCAGCTTGGCATAACCAGGGTAACTCATTGATGGAGCAGAAAAAGTATGAGGATGCCATTACATCGTACAAAAAATCGTTACTGAACAATCCGAATGATGAGCAGACTCGTTACAACCTAGCCTATGCACAGGAGAAACTGAAGAACCAGAACAAAAACGACAAGAACAAAAACAAGAACGATAAGAATAAGGACAAGAATAAAGATAAGAACAAGGATAAAGACAAAAATAAAAACGATAAGAATAAGGATAACAAGAACGATAAGGACAAGGATAAGAAGGACCAGGACAAGAACAACCAGAATAAAAATAATCAGGACAAACAGAATCAAAACCAGCAGCAGCAACAACAACAGCAACCTCAGTTATCTAAGCAAGATGCACAACGCATGCTGGATGCCCTGAACAATAACGAACAGCAAACACAGGATAAACTGAAGAACGAGAAACTGAAGGGACAAAAAGTACGTGTTGCAAAAGATTGGTAA
- a CDS encoding BatD family protein: MRARYYILFFLTWITSVALAQDVHFSASASKNQVATGEIFEVTFSVNGNAENFTPPSFSGFQVAGGPNVSQSMTSINGNTTMSMGYSYDLMPVKVGDYNIGAASITINGKKYTTQPIHIKVVKGAPVRQQRQSQGQGGANPNGGSSIGDLDEASSDISKSVFIRAVVSRPSVYQGDQLMLTYKLYTRLNLEGSQLDKMPDFNGFWNEEIKQPSQNVQWRTEVYNGKEYNVGDLKQVILFPDHAGDITIEPMAMTLVVDQPMPARDIMEQFFGHNIKPVKYPAKSNKVVVHVKPLPDAGKPEGFNGAVGKFTVSTSVDKNELRANETLNYKVTIRGSGNIKLLTAPTLVFPADFEKYDPKVTDSTITTEKGVTGYRTFTYLIIPRHEGDFTIDPIKFSYYNPSTGSYVSLPGQSFKIKVKKGLHENSVTAYSDQQDVKQLGKDIRYIKTGSGDLQKGNEPFFGSISYYILLLLGPLAFGGAWWYRKWHAQYNADVVKVKGRRASKVAAKHLANAKKQLAAGNSKLYYEAVFRGLYGYLSDKLNIPVAELTKENIAAGLRKRGVDEPLISQLTDTLDLCEMARYAPVSGISEQEVFEKAKVTIDGIEDKI, from the coding sequence ATGCGCGCCCGCTATTACATATTGTTTTTTTTAACGTGGATAACCAGCGTTGCCCTGGCGCAAGATGTGCATTTCAGTGCGTCGGCCAGTAAAAATCAGGTAGCGACTGGGGAGATCTTCGAGGTAACATTCTCTGTTAACGGCAATGCCGAGAACTTTACGCCACCATCATTCAGCGGTTTCCAGGTAGCAGGTGGACCGAACGTATCGCAAAGCATGACCTCAATCAATGGTAACACCACCATGAGCATGGGGTACAGTTATGATTTGATGCCGGTTAAGGTTGGCGATTATAACATCGGCGCCGCCAGTATCACTATCAACGGAAAAAAATATACCACACAGCCAATCCATATTAAGGTTGTAAAAGGCGCGCCGGTAAGGCAGCAAAGGCAAAGCCAGGGGCAAGGAGGCGCCAATCCTAATGGCGGTAGTTCAATTGGCGATTTGGATGAGGCTTCTTCTGATATCAGTAAGTCGGTATTTATACGTGCCGTGGTGAGTCGCCCATCGGTTTACCAGGGCGATCAGCTAATGCTGACCTACAAACTGTATACCCGTTTGAACCTGGAGGGTAGTCAGCTGGATAAGATGCCGGATTTTAATGGTTTCTGGAACGAAGAGATTAAACAGCCAAGCCAGAATGTACAGTGGCGCACCGAAGTTTATAATGGCAAAGAATATAACGTAGGTGATCTGAAACAGGTGATCTTATTTCCTGACCACGCCGGCGATATCACCATTGAACCGATGGCCATGACGCTGGTGGTAGATCAACCAATGCCCGCACGCGATATTATGGAGCAGTTCTTTGGCCATAACATCAAACCGGTAAAATATCCCGCAAAAAGCAATAAGGTGGTAGTGCATGTAAAACCCTTGCCAGATGCTGGTAAACCTGAAGGGTTTAATGGTGCAGTTGGAAAGTTTACCGTGTCAACATCGGTGGATAAAAATGAACTGCGTGCCAACGAGACTTTAAATTATAAAGTAACTATTAGAGGTTCTGGTAATATTAAATTGCTCACCGCGCCGACACTTGTTTTTCCTGCCGATTTTGAGAAGTACGATCCAAAAGTTACTGATAGTACTATTACAACCGAGAAAGGAGTGACGGGCTATCGGACGTTTACTTATCTGATTATTCCGCGGCATGAAGGCGATTTTACTATCGACCCTATAAAGTTTTCTTATTATAACCCATCAACGGGCAGCTATGTAAGCTTGCCCGGTCAAAGCTTTAAGATTAAAGTAAAGAAGGGTTTGCATGAAAACAGTGTGACTGCCTATTCGGATCAGCAAGACGTCAAACAGTTAGGTAAGGATATTCGCTACATCAAGACTGGCAGTGGCGATTTGCAAAAAGGGAATGAGCCGTTCTTTGGTTCCATTTCTTATTATATACTGTTATTACTTGGGCCGCTGGCCTTTGGTGGTGCCTGGTGGTACCGTAAATGGCATGCCCAGTACAATGCCGATGTGGTGAAAGTAAAAGGCCGCAGGGCAAGTAAGGTTGCGGCTAAGCACTTGGCTAACGCCAAAAAGCAGTTGGCTGCTGGTAACTCCAAACTGTACTATGAGGCCGTATTCCGCGGATTGTATGGCTATCTGAGCGACAAGCTGAACATCCCCGTAGCCGAATTGACTAAAGAAAACATCGCTGCAGGCTTGCGTAAACGCGGCGTTGATGAGCCGCTGATCAGTCAGTTGACGGATACATTAGATTTATGCGAGATGGCCCGCTATGCGCCGGTATCAGGCATATCAGAACAAGAAGTTTTTGAAAAAGCAAAAGTTACAATAGATGGCATTGAAGATAAGATATAA
- a CDS encoding tetratricopeptide repeat protein encodes MALKIRYNRMACLLVVLLLPVLAFAADSAKFEQGNGLYAKGNYKGAIGAYNSLLKDGYTSEALYYNLGNAHYKNGDNTEAVYYFEKAHKLSPGDEDVNINLQFARLKTADKLDQPTQFFLTRWWQGLMLGFSLKGLAIFSIVCFLLASGALISYLYAVSVGVKKGSFYGAIVLFAIGVFSIVLASSQSDYFNNNREAVIFTASVTVKSAPSNAAKNLFVLHDGTKVSITGRNAGWTKIKLPNGTEGWIISTDAREI; translated from the coding sequence ATGGCATTGAAGATAAGATATAACCGCATGGCTTGCCTGCTGGTGGTACTGTTGCTGCCGGTACTGGCTTTTGCTGCAGATTCTGCTAAGTTTGAGCAGGGAAATGGTCTATACGCTAAGGGCAATTATAAGGGTGCCATTGGGGCATACAATAGTTTACTGAAAGACGGATATACATCAGAAGCTTTATACTATAACTTAGGCAATGCCCATTATAAAAATGGTGATAATACTGAAGCCGTTTATTACTTTGAGAAAGCGCACAAACTCTCACCTGGTGATGAGGATGTAAACATTAACCTACAGTTTGCCCGTCTTAAAACTGCCGATAAACTTGATCAGCCCACACAGTTTTTCCTTACCCGCTGGTGGCAAGGGTTGATGCTTGGCTTCTCGTTAAAAGGGCTGGCCATTTTCAGCATAGTTTGTTTCTTGCTGGCTTCGGGCGCATTGATCAGCTATTTATATGCTGTTTCGGTTGGCGTTAAAAAAGGCTCTTTTTACGGAGCAATAGTGTTGTTTGCCATCGGTGTATTTTCTATTGTTTTAGCCAGCAGCCAATCTGATTATTTTAATAATAACCGCGAGGCGGTGATCTTTACGGCATCAGTAACCGTAAAAAGTGCGCCATCAAACGCAGCAAAAAATCTGTTTGTATTGCACGATGGAACCAAGGTTTCTATCACCGGACGCAATGCCGGATGGACCAAAATTAAACTTCCCAACGGTACCGAAGGCTGGATTATCAGTACAGATGCCCGCGAGATATAA
- a CDS encoding terminase small subunit, with protein MIFSSARQLQKLIGNYFAHAAGEWHMASVPLKGKAADDTSLQKIWDREPEPPTLSGLALFLGFESLDDFETYEREGEYANFLKRGRLQVEAEYEKKLHAQSAGIIFALKKLGWTDKGDSNTTSAQSHLEIKLIESGPQPVGSEKDVPL; from the coding sequence ATGATATTTAGCTCTGCCAGGCAACTGCAAAAGTTGATAGGCAATTACTTTGCGCACGCCGCCGGCGAGTGGCACATGGCAAGCGTGCCGTTAAAAGGTAAGGCCGCTGATGATACATCGCTCCAAAAAATATGGGACCGCGAGCCTGAACCTCCTACCCTTAGCGGTCTGGCGCTATTCCTGGGCTTTGAAAGTCTCGATGATTTTGAGACCTACGAACGCGAAGGAGAATATGCCAATTTTTTAAAACGCGGGCGCCTGCAGGTGGAAGCTGAATATGAAAAGAAACTGCACGCACAATCTGCCGGTATCATCTTCGCACTGAAAAAATTGGGGTGGACAGATAAGGGCGATAGCAACACCACATCAGCCCAGTCCCATTTAGAGATTAAGCTGATTGAAAGCGGTCCGCAACCTGTTGGCAGCGAGAAAGATGTGCCGCTCTAA
- a CDS encoding S24 family peptidase: protein MDAPEKSSKIKKIRPETLEFIILYNQLKGKAFSGNIELAEVLGFNSASSITEITKSRQNIDPEKLQIFKDKYREFLYPVKNTESVVVAPAKNVFVGIPMYEVTATASGVEVYNDINDTSPVGHMNFPGIEDCDFALPVWGHSMYPYLENGCWVALKIIHDMKILPGEVYYIEWGDYRMYKRLLAGDNVDEVIAHSDNTTEMIGNRLKYAPFVIKLADIKKLCLVKDIHKKHNH from the coding sequence ATGGATGCACCCGAAAAATCATCGAAGATTAAAAAGATCAGGCCCGAAACGCTGGAGTTTATCATTCTATATAATCAATTAAAGGGAAAAGCCTTTAGTGGTAATATTGAATTGGCTGAGGTGCTGGGGTTTAACTCGGCTAGCAGTATTACAGAAATTACCAAAAGCAGGCAAAATATAGATCCAGAAAAATTACAGATATTTAAAGATAAATACAGAGAATTTTTATATCCTGTAAAAAATACGGAAAGTGTAGTAGTCGCTCCTGCAAAAAATGTTTTTGTGGGCATACCTATGTACGAGGTTACAGCAACAGCCAGCGGCGTTGAGGTTTATAATGATATTAATGACACCAGTCCGGTAGGGCACATGAATTTTCCGGGGATTGAAGATTGCGATTTTGCTCTGCCGGTTTGGGGACACTCTATGTATCCGTACCTGGAAAACGGTTGTTGGGTAGCGCTAAAAATAATTCATGATATGAAGATTTTGCCCGGCGAGGTGTATTATATAGAGTGGGGCGATTATCGTATGTATAAACGCCTGCTGGCCGGCGATAACGTTGACGAGGTGATTGCGCACTCAGACAACACGACTGAGATGATTGGCAACCGCCTAAAATATGCGCCATTTGTTATAAAACTGGCCGATATTAAGAAACTCTGCCTGGTAAAAGACATCCATAAAAAGCATAATCATTAA
- a CDS encoding helix-turn-helix transcriptional regulator: MASAADDGVVKRLKVIVKDHGGQLALANLIGVDQGFISKVINKKQDVSYYLIKKLCFQLKYSPEWLILGTGNKQILKQESAKLITEIQMLRTEVDILQARMKAYEMELSEVRNALPDRKQA, translated from the coding sequence ATGGCATCAGCAGCAGACGACGGCGTTGTAAAAAGGCTTAAAGTGATTGTAAAAGATCACGGCGGACAGCTGGCCCTGGCCAACCTGATTGGCGTAGATCAAGGTTTCATCAGCAAGGTGATCAACAAAAAGCAGGATGTAAGCTACTATCTCATCAAAAAGCTCTGCTTTCAACTCAAATATTCGCCAGAGTGGCTCATTCTGGGGACGGGCAACAAACAGATCCTCAAGCAAGAATCAGCCAAACTGATTACCGAAATACAAATGCTGCGTACCGAAGTAGACATTTTACAGGCCCGTATGAAAGCCTACGAGATGGAGCTGAGCGAGGTGCGTAATGCACTGCCTGATCGAAAGCAGGCGTAG
- a CDS encoding ABC transporter ATP-binding protein — protein sequence MIDIQSLYKTFNKGLPNEVQAINGINLNIANGDYLVIVGSNGSGKSTLLNLIAGSILPSSGSVSIDRNDVSRLHDYQRSRWVARVFQNPLSGTAPDLSILDNFRLAALRTKRKGFSIGINDGFKSKVKEQIARLGMGLENKTGQLMGTLSGGQRQALTLLMSVMDDCKILLLDEPSAALDPRSADLVMQTADQLVKDYSLTGILITHNLKDAFTYGNRIIQMAEGKILHDLSSEKKTALTQNELFSWFS from the coding sequence ATGATTGATATCCAATCCCTTTACAAAACTTTCAATAAAGGCTTGCCTAATGAGGTGCAAGCCATCAATGGCATCAACCTGAATATTGCCAATGGCGATTATTTGGTAATTGTGGGCTCTAACGGCTCGGGCAAGTCAACCTTGCTTAATCTGATTGCGGGCAGCATATTGCCATCATCCGGTTCAGTAAGTATTGATAGGAACGATGTGAGCCGATTGCATGATTATCAACGCAGCCGGTGGGTGGCCAGGGTATTTCAAAACCCATTGAGCGGTACAGCGCCTGATCTGAGCATCCTTGACAACTTTCGCCTGGCTGCTTTGCGCACCAAACGCAAGGGATTCAGCATCGGCATCAACGATGGCTTTAAAAGCAAAGTAAAAGAACAGATAGCCCGCCTGGGCATGGGACTGGAAAATAAAACCGGTCAGCTAATGGGTACGCTTTCCGGTGGACAACGCCAGGCGCTTACCCTACTGATGAGTGTGATGGATGATTGCAAAATCTTGCTGCTGGATGAGCCCTCAGCCGCACTCGACCCCCGCTCTGCCGATCTGGTGATGCAAACGGCCGATCAGTTGGTTAAAGATTATAGCCTCACTGGCATCCTCATCACCCATAATCTGAAAGACGCCTTTACCTACGGTAACCGCATCATCCAGATGGCCGAAGGTAAAATACTGCACGATCTGAGTTCAGAAAAAAAGACAGCCCTCACCCAAAACGAGCTGTTTAGCTGGTTTAGCTGA
- a CDS encoding ABC transporter permease — MGFYLSALIMGLCLSMLALGIFISMKIFNIPDITTDGSYTLGGAVTAVMFMHQQNIWLVLLAVAASGAIAGALTGLIHTKLKINALLAGILVMTALYSVNLIIMQRSNIPLTDASKLLFGLIHISKVDDQNTLLIVLLFVVAATLIIGYLLKTDFGVAMRATGNSESMVRALGVNTDRMKIIGLALANALTALSGFLVTQFQLFADISMGIGVVIVGLGSVIIAETVINWLRITSVWASLALVLAGAIIFQFVLAFTLSIGIDANYLKMVTAAFVLLIVSLPRITLRGRAA; from the coding sequence ATGGGTTTCTACCTCAGTGCGTTAATTATGGGTCTTTGCCTCAGTATGCTGGCGCTGGGCATCTTCATTTCTATGAAGATTTTTAATATCCCGGATATTACTACCGATGGCAGTTATACACTTGGCGGGGCGGTGACTGCCGTGATGTTTATGCATCAGCAGAACATCTGGCTGGTATTGCTGGCCGTAGCGGCGTCCGGCGCTATTGCCGGGGCATTAACCGGGTTGATCCATACCAAACTCAAAATCAACGCGCTATTGGCAGGAATACTGGTTATGACGGCATTGTATTCCGTCAACCTCATCATCATGCAGCGCTCAAACATCCCGCTCACTGACGCTTCTAAATTGTTATTCGGCCTGATCCATATCAGTAAGGTTGATGATCAGAATACTTTGCTCATTGTCTTACTGTTTGTAGTGGCCGCCACGCTCATCATAGGTTATTTATTGAAAACCGATTTTGGCGTGGCCATGCGTGCCACCGGTAACAGCGAAAGCATGGTACGCGCGCTGGGCGTAAACACCGATAGGATGAAAATAATTGGGCTGGCACTGGCCAATGCACTTACCGCATTGAGCGGGTTCCTGGTTACGCAGTTTCAGTTATTTGCTGATATCAGCATGGGCATAGGTGTGGTAATTGTGGGACTAGGATCGGTAATTATAGCAGAGACGGTGATCAACTGGCTGCGCATTACCTCGGTTTGGGCTAGTTTGGCGCTGGTATTGGCTGGCGCTATCATCTTTCAGTTTGTGCTGGCCTTTACCCTCAGCATCGGCATTGATGCCAATTATCTAAAAATGGTTACTGCAGCCTTTGTATTACTGATTGTAAGCTTGCCGCGCATCACCTTAAGAGGGAGGGCAGCATGA
- a CDS encoding ABC transporter substrate-binding protein produces the protein MKPLKTFLYVALVAALASCGQQQKSSSSVPVVGFVEAFPDETIAQARIGFTDALKDKGYSEEQHTVKIEYGNAQGSEVTLTQIINNYISKPVDLLATSTTVSSLAAVQRTKTIPICEMVSPTPARMKVLDANGKAPANLFGVIEDLPYIDTSFALIPKLLKPGMGKLKVGMIYNQAEPQSVDAMQRIKEQSDKLGITLIAMPLNSSADAKLVTQSLLDKNIDAFFANPDNVVFSAFETIKQSCDAKFVPIFTSEAGLVKRGAVAAFGADIYQWGYQAGLQAAQYLKTRKMDGLKPEMVKIRKRVYNKAAAAKYHITVPANYQAI, from the coding sequence ATGAAGCCTTTGAAAACTTTTTTATACGTGGCGCTGGTTGCCGCGCTGGCCTCTTGCGGGCAGCAACAGAAATCATCATCGTCTGTACCGGTAGTTGGTTTTGTGGAAGCTTTTCCAGATGAAACTATTGCACAGGCCCGCATTGGTTTTACCGACGCATTGAAGGACAAAGGCTACAGTGAGGAGCAGCATACGGTTAAAATTGAATATGGCAACGCACAGGGCAGCGAGGTAACGCTCACCCAGATCATCAACAACTACATTAGCAAACCGGTTGATCTGCTGGCTACCAGCACCACGGTATCGTCACTGGCAGCGGTGCAACGCACCAAAACCATTCCTATCTGTGAGATGGTATCGCCTACGCCTGCGCGTATGAAGGTTTTAGATGCCAACGGCAAAGCCCCGGCCAATCTGTTCGGCGTAATTGAAGATCTGCCTTATATTGATACCTCTTTCGCGCTCATCCCAAAACTATTAAAACCGGGAATGGGTAAATTAAAGGTTGGTATGATCTATAACCAGGCCGAGCCGCAATCGGTAGACGCCATGCAACGCATCAAAGAGCAATCTGACAAATTAGGCATTACCCTGATTGCCATGCCGCTCAATAGTTCGGCCGATGCCAAATTGGTTACCCAATCATTACTGGATAAAAATATCGACGCATTTTTTGCCAATCCGGATAACGTGGTATTCTCGGCGTTCGAGACCATCAAGCAAAGCTGTGATGCCAAGTTTGTACCCATCTTTACCAGCGAAGCCGGTTTAGTAAAACGTGGCGCAGTAGCGGCTTTCGGTGCCGATATTTATCAATGGGGTTACCAGGCGGGCTTGCAAGCCGCGCAATACCTCAAAACCCGCAAAATGGATGGATTGAAACCAGAAATGGTAAAAATTCGCAAGCGTGTTTACAATAAAGCCGCGGCAGCTAAATATCACATTACTGTACCTGCAAACTACCAGGCTATCTAA
- a CDS encoding biliverdin-producing heme oxygenase, whose translation MLQELLKQATSTQHNDLEQLMFVNDIMHGTLTADQYKKLLLTNYLSHAIFEDDLLNNLSPALRHELQADERAKFQALEKDLEEMQVSVPKNNPDLKAIPTDDASILGAMYVLEGATLGGNVIVKRLKVNPQLEPLQLGYHYYQVYGDKLVDRWKQFVQILNTRIPQAEHPKAAQAAKDMFENIKLLSTAV comes from the coding sequence ATGCTGCAAGAACTACTAAAACAAGCCACATCAACCCAACATAATGACCTGGAGCAACTGATGTTTGTGAACGATATTATGCACGGCACCTTAACTGCCGATCAGTATAAAAAACTGTTACTCACCAACTACCTCAGTCATGCTATTTTTGAGGACGACCTGCTGAACAACCTCTCTCCCGCCCTGCGCCATGAATTACAGGCCGATGAACGCGCCAAGTTTCAGGCACTGGAAAAAGATCTGGAAGAGATGCAGGTCTCAGTCCCCAAAAACAATCCCGATCTAAAAGCTATCCCAACCGATGACGCCTCTATACTGGGAGCCATGTACGTATTAGAAGGTGCCACCTTGGGCGGCAACGTTATTGTAAAGCGCCTGAAAGTGAACCCGCAACTGGAACCCCTGCAACTGGGCTACCATTACTACCAGGTTTATGGCGATAAACTGGTTGACCGCTGGAAACAGTTTGTACAAATACTCAACACCCGCATCCCCCAGGCAGAACATCCCAAAGCTGCACAAGCCGCTAAAGATATGTTTGAGAATATTAAGCTACTGAGCACGGCGGTTTAG
- a CDS encoding response regulator, which produces MKKILVIDDDRDLAETVETVLSGLYDVSIETDNANIVNRCGEVMPDLIILDNWIGQQDAAGILAELRLHAAFNNTPIVLFSGHPQVSVLAASLHADAWLPKPFVLKDLYNCVNNLLN; this is translated from the coding sequence ATGAAAAAGATATTGGTAATAGATGATGACAGAGATTTGGCTGAAACCGTAGAAACGGTGCTTTCTGGCTTATATGATGTTTCTATTGAAACGGATAACGCCAATATTGTTAACCGCTGCGGAGAGGTAATGCCAGATCTGATTATCCTGGACAACTGGATAGGCCAGCAGGATGCCGCCGGTATTTTGGCCGAGTTGCGTTTACATGCGGCCTTCAACAATACCCCCATCGTGCTATTTTCAGGACATCCACAGGTGTCTGTTTTAGCAGCCAGCCTACATGCAGATGCCTGGTTGCCCAAACCTTTTGTACTAAAAGATTTATATAATTGCGTAAATAATCTGCTGAATTAA